The Rhodococcus sp. B50 DNA window ACCGGGCACGCTCGTCTGTGCGCTCGACGCCGAGCAGTTCGCAGGCACCGCCACCACCCGCTACGCGCGCCGCGGACACATCGACGGGAGCCGGAACCTGCCGGCCAAGAGCCTGCTCGCCGACGGGATCCTGCGGAGTACCGATCGGATCGCCGAGCTGGCCGAGCAGGCCCTTGCCGATACCTCCCGGCCGCTGATCCTCTACTGCGGTGGCGGTGTCTCGGCCTGCCTGGTGGCGCTCGCACTGGTCCGGACGGGCCACGACGACATCGCCGTCTACGACGGATCCCTCGAGGAGTGGACGGCCGACCCCGCCCTCCCCATGCGGACACTCGGAGAAGGGAAGGGCGGCGCATGATGCGATGTCCGCGGCCCTGACCCGCTTCGCCCCTCTCCCTCATCCCGACAGGATCTCCCCGTGACCACGACCCCCACCGTCGACGATCTCGCCGCCACCCTCGACGCCCTGCGCGCGCGGACCCCGCTCGTGCACTCGCTGACCAACATCGTCTCGGCCAACTTCCTCACCAACGTGCTGCTCGCCGCAGGCGCCAGCAACGCGCACATCGACAATGCCCACGAGGCAGGCGATTTCGCGCGCATCGCCGGTGGAGTACTCGTCAACCTCGGCACGCCCTTCGACGAGACCTCGGTGGCCTTCACCCGTGCGGCCGAGGCCGCACACGAGGCCGGCACCCCGTGGGTCCTCGACCCCGTCGGCGTGGGCGGACTCGCGTGGCGCACCTCGCTCGCCGCCGACCTGCTGAAGTTCCGTCCCACCGCGATCCGCGGCAACGCCTCCGAGATCATCGCGCTGGCCGGCCTCGGCGGCGACACGCGCGGTGTCGACAGCGCCGACGAGGCCGCTGCCGCCGTGCCCGCCGCCCTGGCCCTGCTCGATCGCGCGGGCGCCGTGTCGGCCTCCGGTCCCGTCGACCATCTCGTCGGCCGTGACCGCGACGGTGCGATCGTCGGGATGCGCATCGCCGGTGGCAGCGCGATGCTGCCGCGCGTGACCTCCACCGGATGCTCCCTCGGCGGTCTCGTCGCGGCCTACCTCGCGGTCGCGGAGACCCCTCTCGTAGGCCTCGCAGCGGCCCATGCGCACGTCGCGGTGGCTTCCGAGATCGCCGAGGAGAACTCCACCGGCCCAGGCTCGTTCGCTGTCGCCTACCTCGACGCCCTGTTCGCTGTGGACGCCGACACGCTGCGCGCCCGCGCCCGCGTCGAGCCGTTCGAACTCCCCTCGAAGGACACGAAGTAATGCCCATCAAGACCTTCTGGTATCTCACCCAGGCCGACGGCGACTATCCCTGGAGTCCGGGCGGCTTGTACCCGGTGGACGGGCAGCGGCAGATCGAACTCGCCAGGACCATCGACGGCGGCGGCTTCGAGGGCGCGCTCGTCGCCACCTGGCCGAACGATCCGTTCATCTCCGCGACGTGGGCGGCCGCACACACCAGCCGGATGAAGTTCCTCGTCGCGATCTACGCGAACATGACGCCCGCGCGGCTGCTCGCCGAGAAGGCCCTGACCTTCGACGCGTTCAGCGGTGGCCGCCTGATGATCAACTCGGTCAACGGCCGGGAGAACATCCTCACCCAGTACGACATGAACGTCGAGCACGACCGGCGGTACGAGCTCGGGGAGAAGTACTGGGACGAATTCCGCCGGATCTACGCCGAGGGCACCGAGTCGAACTTCCCGAACACGCCGCTGCGCATCGATGCGCCGGCGAACCATTCGGTGCCTCTGTGGGGCACCGGCGACTCCCCCGCCGGCCTGCAGAACGCCGGCAAGGTCCTCGACGCCTACCTGATCATGTTGCGCGAGACCTCGTTCGTCACGCAGAAGTTCACCGCCGCACGCGAATCCGCTGCCGCGGAGGGACGCGAGTACACCGACTTCGGCGCGCTGTCGGGCGTGATCGTGCGCCCGAACCGGGACGAAGCGATCGAGCGGTTCCGGTCGCTGTTCGAGAAGGCCGGCATCGAGCAGATCCAGGACGTACTCGACAAGGCGGTCCGGCGCCGCACCCACGGCAAGCAGGATCTGACGACCTTCACTGCGCGCGACGCGCAGCGGCAGGGTTGGGTCGACACCATCAATGCCGGAAAGCTCCCCGAACCTGAGGACCTGTATCTCGGCGACGGCCTCTACGCGGGCATCACCGCGTGGTCACCGCTGGACATCTTCGCCACGGGATCCTCGGCCGTCTACTACGTCGGCAACCCCGACGAGATCACCGGCCACGTGCGCAGCCTGCGAGACGCGACCGGACTGACCTCCCTGATCCTCGCCGGATGGCCACTCATCGACGAGGCGAAGAACGTTGCGGAGCACCTGATTCCGCGTTTCGACGAACTCTGACGGCAGCGTCGGCGGGATCGGTCAGGGGGTATCGACGAGCCGGAACCCCGAGCCGATCCCGTCGCGCGCGTCGATCTCGGCGAGGATCCGGTCGGCCCGCTGGTAGGCGGCGAATCTGGTGTCGGGAACCTGCCGGTCGTCGGAGGCCCGGACCTGCGGGAAGCGGTACCCCACCGACAGTCCCATCCATTCACCCGTTTCGGCGCGCACGAGCGGACCTCCGGAATCGCCCGGCCGCATGAGCAGCGGCGACGACATCAGGTTTCCGTCCACCCGCACATCGCCGGTCGCACAGGCCACCGACGTGCTTCGCCCTGCCGCGCAGTGTGTCCCGACCGGCAGTTCACCCTCCCCGAACGCCGCGACCGATTCGAGGACGACGCGCTCACCGCGGTCGTTGGGCACCGACGTGTTCGACCCCCGCACGCGGGTCTCGTCGAGGGCGACCACCGCGTAATCCGCGATCTCGTCGGTGGGGAATCCGAGCGGATCGATCGAACCCGTACTCGCGACCTCTGTTTCGACACCGATCGGA harbors:
- a CDS encoding LLM class flavin-dependent oxidoreductase; this encodes MPIKTFWYLTQADGDYPWSPGGLYPVDGQRQIELARTIDGGGFEGALVATWPNDPFISATWAAAHTSRMKFLVAIYANMTPARLLAEKALTFDAFSGGRLMINSVNGRENILTQYDMNVEHDRRYELGEKYWDEFRRIYAEGTESNFPNTPLRIDAPANHSVPLWGTGDSPAGLQNAGKVLDAYLIMLRETSFVTQKFTAARESAAAEGREYTDFGALSGVIVRPNRDEAIERFRSLFEKAGIEQIQDVLDKAVRRRTHGKQDLTTFTARDAQRQGWVDTINAGKLPEPEDLYLGDGLYAGITAWSPLDIFATGSSAVYYVGNPDEITGHVRSLRDATGLTSLILAGWPLIDEAKNVAEHLIPRFDEL
- the thiM gene encoding hydroxyethylthiazole kinase is translated as MTTTPTVDDLAATLDALRARTPLVHSLTNIVSANFLTNVLLAAGASNAHIDNAHEAGDFARIAGGVLVNLGTPFDETSVAFTRAAEAAHEAGTPWVLDPVGVGGLAWRTSLAADLLKFRPTAIRGNASEIIALAGLGGDTRGVDSADEAAAAVPAALALLDRAGAVSASGPVDHLVGRDRDGAIVGMRIAGGSAMLPRVTSTGCSLGGLVAAYLAVAETPLVGLAAAHAHVAVASEIAEENSTGPGSFAVAYLDALFAVDADTLRARARVEPFELPSKDTK
- a CDS encoding trypsin-like peptidase domain-containing protein; the encoded protein is MRRAFAVCCAAAAFASGAAGVASAGGGDDRVVLRPGDGISFSAEPTPGWCSVAAVGHDDAGRLVAITAGHCHRTGSSPIWKVDEQHRGPIGVETEVASTGSIDPLGFPTDEIADYAVVALDETRVRGSNTSVPNDRGERVVLESVAAFGEGELPVGTHCAAGRSTSVACATGDVRVDGNLMSSPLLMRPGDSGGPLVRAETGEWMGLSVGYRFPQVRASDDRQVPDTRFAAYQRADRILAEIDARDGIGSGFRLVDTP